The proteins below are encoded in one region of Acidisarcina polymorpha:
- a CDS encoding NmrA family NAD(P)-binding protein, translating to MFAVMGITGNVGGAVADTLLQHGEQVRGIVRDLSKAQAWQGRGVEVVPSNYDDLLIEAFRGVEGVFIMIPPNMVPEPGFPDSVARIAAIKKAIIAAKPPRAVFLSSWGAEQPSGLGLITPNRILEQELADTGVPGAFLRPAWFMENLVYSLSGARSSGNYFSFYQPLKRPYAMVATKDVGVIGAQTLLQSWHRNRFIEISGPASYSSEDAAAALAAATGRPVTAVAVPREQWVDTLAQNGMPGDRSGAYIEMVDSLNSGWIHFGVPGTEQAKGGIDLIPTVTALAEKSE from the coding sequence ATGTTTGCAGTGATGGGAATCACCGGTAATGTAGGCGGAGCAGTCGCAGATACGCTTCTGCAGCACGGAGAACAGGTTCGTGGTATCGTCCGCGATCTTTCTAAAGCGCAGGCGTGGCAGGGTCGAGGCGTCGAAGTCGTCCCCTCGAACTACGACGATCTCCTAATCGAAGCCTTCCGCGGAGTCGAAGGCGTTTTCATCATGATCCCGCCAAACATGGTTCCTGAGCCCGGCTTTCCGGATAGCGTGGCCCGCATCGCGGCCATCAAGAAGGCGATCATCGCAGCCAAGCCGCCCAGGGCTGTCTTTCTTTCTTCCTGGGGTGCTGAGCAGCCCTCAGGTCTCGGTTTGATCACTCCAAATCGCATTCTCGAACAGGAGCTGGCAGACACAGGGGTTCCCGGTGCGTTTCTTCGCCCCGCCTGGTTTATGGAGAACCTTGTGTACAGCCTCTCCGGTGCTCGTTCCTCTGGCAATTATTTCTCCTTCTATCAGCCGCTCAAGCGTCCTTACGCGATGGTTGCCACAAAGGATGTCGGCGTCATAGGTGCGCAAACACTGCTGCAGTCCTGGCATCGTAATCGATTTATTGAAATCTCCGGCCCCGCTTCTTACTCGAGCGAGGACGCAGCTGCCGCGCTTGCAGCGGCGACGGGTCGGCCCGTCACTGCGGTCGCCGTGCCTCGGGAACAGTGGGTCGACACACTAGCCCAGAACGGCATGCCTGGCGATCGCTCCGGTGCCTATATAGAGATGGTCGACAGTCTGAACAGCGGTTGGATCCACTTCGGTGTTCCTGGGACGGAACAGGCCAAAGGCGGGATCGACCTAATTCCCACCGTAACTGCTCTCGCAGAAAAGTCCGAATAA
- a CDS encoding carboxymuconolactone decarboxylase family protein, whose protein sequence is MHTFPIHTPSSAPAASKPALQQLQDGFGFIPNVAGAIANSPVLMKAFAAVFANVHSGSFAEDEIQVVLLTDAVANASAWAVAFHSTLALRNHVSNEDVKAIRERRLPSQPRHAALSVLARQFIEKRGHISAAEMQTFLDAGFKQEHILEILTIIAASTITNYAATVANPPLEPQFQEQSWNPEA, encoded by the coding sequence ATGCATACCTTTCCCATTCATACACCCAGCTCTGCCCCTGCAGCGTCGAAGCCTGCCCTGCAGCAGTTGCAGGACGGGTTCGGTTTTATCCCCAACGTCGCGGGCGCGATTGCGAACTCTCCTGTCTTGATGAAGGCCTTTGCTGCCGTTTTTGCAAATGTGCACAGTGGCAGTTTCGCCGAAGACGAGATACAGGTCGTCCTGCTTACGGACGCGGTTGCCAATGCCTCCGCCTGGGCTGTTGCCTTTCACAGCACCTTGGCCCTCCGGAATCACGTGTCGAACGAAGACGTTAAGGCCATCCGGGAGCGTCGACTGCCAAGTCAACCAAGACACGCAGCTCTTTCCGTCCTCGCACGCCAGTTCATCGAGAAGCGTGGACACATCTCTGCTGCAGAGATGCAAACCTTCCTGGATGCCGGCTTCAAGCAAGAACACATCCTGGAGATCTTGACAATCATTGCTGCTTCAACCATCACGAACTACGCCGCGACCGTCGCCAACCCACCGCTGGAACCACAGTTCCAGGAGCAATCCTGGAATCCGGAGGCGTAA